GACTGCCGCAATGACCCCCATAAAAAGGTAATTGCTTCGGGCTATTTCAGGATAATAGTAGGGAAAGTATCCCCTTGTGAGGCTAAAGGCAACGAGAAAGAATATGATAAACCAGCTTAGATCCAGTTCTATCGAAATACCCAGGACCCTGGCCAGCCTTATACTTTTACCAAACACCTGTCATTCCCGCCATATTTGAAACCCACCCTCCTCAAGGTCATTCAATCATAAGCTACTTATTGTTAATACCTTCAACCACTTTCCAGTAGTTAAAGAGATTGACCCCCTCAATTTTTTCGACCTGAAGCTTTGGGATCTCTTCCAGCAAGGGCTCAAGCTCCAGGTCTGTCTTGAATCCGAGATACCTGGAAAGAGGCGAAATGAGCTGTTCCAGACCGGCAATAACAGGGTTATCGCATTTGAAGTGATTAATAAAAACAATCTTGCCGCCCTTTTTGCAGACTCTCATCATCTCATTGAGTACCTTGACGGGATCGGGAACAACGCTGATAACATAGGCGGCGACAACAGAATCAAAATGATTATCGGGAAAGTCCATGTGGGTGGCATCCATCTGTTTTATTTCAACGTTTTGCTTTCCGTGCAGTTCGATGTTCTCCCTCGCCTTGTCGAGCATATGCTCCGAAAGATCAATGCCCGTTACATGACAGTTGTCCGGGAAAAAGGGAAGCGTAAGCCCCGTTCCCACACCGACTTCAAGCACCTTTTCTCCGGGCTGAATGTTGAGCAGATCCACGGAAGCGACCCTTCCCCGATGAAATATTTTACCGAACGTGACATCGTAAATATTTGCGTATCTCTGGTAAGCCTTCTCGATAGAATGTATATCCATTATTCCAACTCCTTTAAGACTGATAACATCTGATTATGTATGCGACCGTTGCTTGCAAGCAGTTCATCGCTGTAAATGCTGTATTCATTCCCGCTGAAATCGGTAATGACTCCACCGGCTTCCATCAGGATGAGGAAGCCTGCCGCCGTATCCCAGGGTTTAAGCCTCATTTCCCAGTAGCCGTCAAACCTTCCTGCTGCCGTATAGCAAAGATCGAGGGCCGCCGATCCCATTCTCCTGATTCCCTGGATCTTCATCAAAAAAGCGCCGAACTTATCCAGGTTGTTGTTGTCATTGCTTTTCCTGTCATAGGGAAAGCCTGTGGCAAGAAGGGATCTTTTCAGTTCACTCGTCTTCGATACACCAATTTCCCTGCCGTTGAGATAGGCCCCCCTACCCTTTATTGCCGTAAAACACTCCTTTAAGGGAGGGTTATAAACAACACCCGCCCTGACAACACCTTCTACTTCAAGGCCGATAGACAGGGCAAAGTGGGGCAGGCCATGGGCATAACTTGTCGTCCCGTCGATGGGATCGATTATCCACCTGGCGCCCGAATCATCTCCGAAAACGCCCCCTTCTTCTGCAAGAACGGCAATATGAGGAAATCGACGGGTAAGAAGCTCTCTGATCAGGGTTTCCGAATACCTGTCCATTTCGGTAACAAGATCGAGTTCACCTTTGTAATCGATCTGCCTCCCCTCGTCACCGAGAACAAGAAGGATCTCCTCACCCGCTTTAAAAACAGCCTCTTTTGCCGCCTCCAGGTATTTTTCCTCTTCTCCCTTAATCATGTGAGAAAAACAGTTTATCAAAAAATACTACCATAAAGGTACTAATTACTTTCATAAAAAAATAATATTTACTTAAATTCCGCTATGACAACAAAAAAAGAGAACACAGAGAAGAAATCGAAAAGAGTAATATTCTATAAAGATGCAGAATCATGTCAAAATAATTAATGAGAAAGGGGCCGCCTAAGCCATTTTCCACCGCCTCTTTTCTGTGGCAGTTAAATGGCGCGCCCATATCAGCTTTTATCCACCCCAAAACGAACTCTCGTAACAAATGCGGGTTAAAACTTGTCGTAATGGATGCGGTCATCATCGATGCCTTTTTCCTTTAGCACCTTGATGACGGCATCGATCATGACCGGTGGCCCGCAGAGATAGGCTTCCTTTTGCACGCCTTCTTCCACGTGCTTGTCGAGAACAAGGTGGATAAAACCTGTTTCCCCTTCCCACTCATCGGTCTCTTCCGGTGAAGAGAGGGCGAAGACATAATGAAAATTAGGGTGTTCCCTGGAAAGGGCCTCAAACTCTTCCGCATAAAAAAGGTCTTTCGTGGCTCTCACACCAAAATAGAGATAGACTTTTCGCTTTGTTTTCCTATGGAAGAGAGAATAGATAATCGACTTAAGGGGCGCCATGCCTGCGCCGCCCCCCACACAGATAACATCGGCATCGGATCGTTCATCTAGAAAAAATTCCCCATAGGGACCGCTGATAAGGCACTCGTCCCCCTTTTTCAGGTTGTGAATATAGGTTGAACCTATTCCACCCGGTACGAGGCGGACAATAAGCTCGATTTCTCCGGGCGTCGAAGGGAGTGATGATATGGAGTAGGCCCGGTAAATAATTTCTCCCTTTGAGTTGGGTACGTGAAACTGGATGTACTGGCCCGGCTTAAATTTAAACTCAGGCTGATCAACAAGGAGGAGTTGAAAACGGATCTCCTTAATATCATAAGTAAGGTCCCTGCTTTTTTTGACTTTTGCCTTATACTCCCTGATGGAGAGGTATTCTTCCGGTATTAAAATATTAAGATCATTCTTTACCTTCACCTGGCAGGAAAGTCTCACATGATTCTCCCGCTCCTGAGGGCTCAGGTAGGGTAACTCCGTAGGAAGCAGCCCTCCCCCACCTCCCACAACCTTTACCTTGCAGTAACCACAGCTCCCCTTGCCGCCACAGGCGGAAGGAATAAATATCTTTTGCGTAAAAAGAGAGGAAAGAAGGCTCTCCCCTCCCGTCAGCTGCAATGTTTTTTCATCATTAACGGTAATAGTGCAAAGACCGTACTCGGCAAGGTATCTGCCCGCAACGATAATGACAAAGGACAGGAAGAGGCTTACGCCCCCCATAATGATGACCGGTGTTACATATTCCATAATCCTTCCTTTAACCTGGAAACCATGATCCAGCTCCGCATTGTCCGGTTAGAAATTTGCATCAACAATTTCTATTTAAAATGATGCAAAAGAATTGTCATTTCCTAAGCGGACGCTACTGAACCCAGCGGCTGTTTCCGGCCTTACTGTACATTCAGCATTCCGGCAAAGCCCATAAATCCCATAGCCATGAGGCCTGCAATAATCATGGTAATACCCGGTCCTTTCAGCCCTTCGGGCACATTGGCAAAACGGAGGCGTTCACGAATGGCAGCCATGGCAAGGATAGCAAGGCCCCAGCCGATGCCACTGCCAAAGCTGTAGACGAGGCTCTCCATATAGCTGTAATCCCTTACGATCATAAATAACGTCACGCCAAGAATAGCGCAGTTGACTGTAATGAGAGGGAGAAATACACCCATTGAATTATAGAGCACAGGGCTAGACCGCTCGATAACCATTTCCACAATCTGCACCAGCGCCGCAATAACGAGAATGAAGAGAACATACTGGAGGTATTCCACCTCAAATGGGACGAGCAGCTTGTGGTAAATAGGCCATGTGGCGGCAGCGGCAATGGTCATGACGAAGGTCACAGCCATAGACATACCCGAGGCTGTCCTTAAATCCCCTGAAAGGGCAATAAAAGGACACATGCCGAGAAAATAGGCCAGTGCTATATTATGGGTAAATATGGAGGCTATAAAGATTGCTGTAATGTCCATTGTTAACCTTTATATTTCATAGTTCCTGTCAACCACCCCTGTGTCCCCTTCTTATCTAGGAGGGGAGGTTAGCATTCCCCCCTCCTATTTTAGGAGGGGCCGGGGGTGGTAAATAATATCATTCAAAAAAATTATTATTATCACCGGGATACCGTTCTTAGTATCCATATGTAAAGCCCCAGCACGAGAAAAGCCCCCGGTGGCATAACCATAAGCACCCAGGGTTCCCACCAATCACCAAATACTGCATACCCGAGATAGGTTCCGAAACCGAGGGGCTCCCTGATGGATGACAGCAAGAGGAGGGAAAAGCTGTAGCCTATCCCCACACCAAGAGCGTCCAGTACTGAAGGAAAGGGTCTATTGACGGAAGCAAAAGCCTCGGCCCTTCCCATGATGATGCAGTTGGTAATGATGAGGCCTACATAGGGACCGATCTGTTTGCTGATGAGCGGGTAAAAAGCCTTCAGGTATATATCGACAACAACAACAAAGGTGGCGATAATAACCGTATAAACGGCCATTCTTACCTTTCTCGGGATGTAGTTTCTAAGAAGCGATACAGAGAGAGAACTTGAAAGGAGGACAAAGGCAGTGCCCAGACTCATGGCAATGGAGTTACTCACCCTGTTAGTCACAGCCAGGGTGGAGCAAATACCGAGCACCATACGGAAAGTGGGGTTGTCCCTTATTATTCCGCGAGTAAGGATGTTTTTCATATTTGCTGCCGACTCAGCCATGATTTATCTCTCTTAAGGAATCGATATAAGGCCGTGACGCCTCGTTGATGATCTTTTCGAGACTCTTGCTGGTAATGGTGGCCCCCGTTATTGCTGATACGTCATTTGGACCGGGTTTTTCGCCTCTTACTTTTATGAGAATCACCTCATTGAGGCTTTTTGATAAAAACTGTTCCCTGAAATGACGTTCCTCTATCCTCGCCCCCAGTCCCGGCGTTTCTCCCTGCTCGAGAATTTCAATTCCTGTGATTTTCAGCCCCGGTATGCTGACACCGACCATAACCGATATGGGCCCCCAGAAACCGGAACCTGTCAGCTTAAAAGCTGCTCCTTTTATTACGTTGTTATCCTTTCCTCCCATAAAAAAATAGACCTTTCCTGCGGAGAGCTTTTGTTCCTTTATTCTTTCCCTGTAAATTTCTTCGAGCTCCCTTTCTGTCTTTTCAAGTTCAAGAACGGAAAGCAAGGCCATTTTAAAATTCCTCTCCCTGTTTTTAATGATAATATCGCGCGAAGCGGCATTGACGGCAGCCAGCATGAGGGCTGACACGGCAGAAACGGCAAAGAGAACGACAACAATGAGAATCTTTTCTCTCATACCCTGACCTCTCTGTAGCGGTAACCGAGAACAATACGGTCGATGAGTGAGGAAAAGATATTCATAAACAGAATGGCAAACATGACCCCCTCGGCATAACCCGAATAGCCCCGAATAAGGATAGTAATGAGTCCGCAGGCAGCGCCAAAAAACCACCTGCCCTCTTTGGTGAAAGGGCTCGTCACGGGATCGGTGGCCATAAAAAAAGCGCCGAAAAGCATTCCTCCTGAAAGAAGCTGGAACCCTGCCGGAGCGAAGAGGGTGGGATTGACTGCGTGAAAGATAAGGGAAAATATAAGCGCACTTCCCAAAAAGGAGAGCGGTATACGCCAGTCGGCAACCCTGGTAATAAGGAGGAACATGCCTCCAATAAGCACTAAAAAGGCCGACGTTTCCCCTAAAGAGCCGCTTACATTTCCCCAAAAGAGGTCCCACAGCGGCGTCAGTTCCCCCTTCATCTTGTAGAGGGCCAGCGGTGTTGCACCGCTAATTGCGTCTCCCTGGTAAGTCATCAATCCACCCCAGCCTGACATAGGCGAAGTCCAGTTAGCCGTCATGGCAACGGGAAAGCAGATGTAAAGAAAGACACGGCTCACAAGTGCCGGGTTAAAGACGTTATAGCCCGTGCCGCCAAAAACCTCCTTGCCAAAAAAAACACCCATAAAAATACCGAGCGCCACCATCCATAGGGGAAGGTCAGGAGGAAGAATGAGAGGATAGAGGATACAGGTAACAAAGGCCCCTTCACTAATCTCTTCTTTTCTGATGACGGCAAAAGTTATCTCTACAGTGAGGCCCACCATATAGGAAATGGCAATGATAAGTACAGCCCGCCAACCGAAATAGTAAATCCCTGCCACTGCTGAAGGAAGAGCAGCAAAGACGACGAAAATGAACATACGCTTTAAGTTATTGCCGTCTCTTATGTGCGGAGCGCCGACCGTAACGTCATCGCCACGGAAGAAAAAGCCATCGACGGCATTGAGAAGTGGTTTTAAGGGTTTTAAGCGACTTTTTTCAAGCCGGCCGGAGGCGGTTTCAAGCATTTTTTTGATCAATCCCGTCATGGCGCGCTCTCGGTTTCCAGGGATTCCAGCTTTCCAAGTCCTTTGGGGTGAGACCACCTGCCCCTTTCTTCAAGCGACTTTTTTCCTTCAATAATATCTTTTCCGAGGAGAATCTTGGAGGGACAGACAAAGGTGCAAAGACCGCAGTCGATGCACAATTCAAGACCATATTTTATGGCCTCTTCAGCCATATCGTGCCTGATGTAACGGCTGTAGAGGTGAGGCACGAGCTGTCTCGGACAGACATCTTCACAGTAGCTGCAATAGATGCAGGCCCTGCCTTCGCCCTGCATGTTCGTTTCGGCCCGCCTTGTGAAAAACCTTAAAAAAGAGGAAATATATTCCCTCGAATAGGAAAGGAGGTCAAAACCGGGCCTTAAAAAATAGAGGAACTCCTGCTCCCTGTTCTCTTCAAGGAGCGTAAGCGCCGAAAAGGTCCGCTCAACAGGGTGCCTTGCACTCTCAAGAGGCGCTCCCCGCATGGCTCCTCCCACCAGGATGCGTTCTTCCACCCCCACTTTTATATTGCCCAGAAGCAGCCATTCCACAGGCGAGCCCACGGCAACCTTCATGAGCCTGCTTTTTTCAGCACCGGGGCCACCAATGGCAATGGTCCTTTCTATGAGCGGCTTACCGATGACAAGGGCCTCATAAACATGAAGCACATCTTGTATTGTGAGAACAACAAGACCGATTTCGGAAGGCGTCCCCCCGGCAGGTACTTTGTTGCCCGTCGTCAGTTCGCTGATGATGGCGTCCATATGGAAGGGATATTTGTTTTGAAAGGTGTGAACTACAATCCCACTTATCTTGAATTTCTTTATCTCCTCTGCAAGAGCTGAAGCCTTTCCAAGGGTGATATGAATATTACCTTCAAGCTGAAAAAGTTTTTTAAGAATCTTGAGCCCTGTTACAAAATCCTTCAACCTCTCCTTAAGAAGCTGCTCCTGGGGGAGAGAAAAGGGCTCCCCTGAAAGACCATTGATGACAAGACCCTTCACCCCATCAGGCTTTAGATCCGACGTATGGTGAAAGCTTGGGATTCCCGTCGAACCGAGTGCAGTAACACCGGCAAGGTAAAGAATTTCACTGATCTCATCTGCCGTTTTGTCTGCCGACCCACCCCCCGGAACAGGTACATAGCCCCTTTCATCCTTATGGTCCCGGCGAATGACAACACCATAGTGCGGCTCATGGCCTTCCATGAAGGATTCAAAATACTCAACGACACCATTAATGGATGAGTGGACGGGAGAAGACCAGCTATGGTCGTCGCGGCCAATGATCTGGCCTGCCCTGACATGATCGCCCTTTTTGACGAGAGACAGGGTTTCAGCGCTGAAACCCTGCTTGAGGGGGATGATAACCTTATCCGGCAGTTCGGCTCGTTCAATGGGGCCCGAATAGTCCCCGCCATGAAGTTTGCCGAAATGGTAGCCGCTTCTTAACAGTCTCCTTGACTGGAAAAACATTTTTCACGCCTCAGAAAAATAAAGGACAGGTTCAATAAGAAAGACTATCAGGTGAAGGAGGGAGTTTCAAGTTAATTGGTTTTTGGAGGGGACAGAAGAGATTAGACACAGATTTTCACTGATCATTTATGGTTTACGCAGATACGAGCTGCAAGACAGAGAAAGAGGCAGCTTATAAATCTTGTGATAAAGACTTTTCTTTAAAGTCCGTCATTTATTTTCTGCTTGCCTAATTATAAAGCATCATAATTTTTCTGTATAAATCTGTATCAAAAACGGTTCTTAAACTTAACTGTTCCTGTCCAGACTCCTGTACTGTATGGCCTCCGAAATATGCCCCGACTGAACCTGCTCTGCCCCCTCCAGGTCGGCTATGGTCCTGGCAACTTTCAGCACCCGCGTATAGGCCCTGGCTGAAAAACCGAGCTTGTCAATGGCTGTTTCCAGCAGCTTATGCCCCTCTTCCGTAGGCTTGCAATAAGTCCTTACGTCCCTTGACGACATCTGGGCGTTGCAATGGACCCCTTTCTTTTCCCTGTACCTGGCTTCCTGTATCTCTCTTGCCCGCTTAACCCTCTCTCTTATCTTTTCAGAAGGTTCGCCGTCCCTTTCATCTGAAAGCTCCTTATATTTTACGGCAGGCACTTCAATCTGAATATCCATCCGGTCAAGGAGGGGGCCTGAAACACGGCTTTTATATCGCTGTGCATGCAAAGGCGTACAGGTACAGTCATGGAAAGGATCGGTGCTGTAGCCGCAAAAACAGGGATTCATGGCCGCCACAAGCATAAAGCTCGACGGATAGGTAATGGTCGTAGCTGCCCGCGATATGGTTACAAGGCCATCTTCCAGCGGCTGGCGCATCACTTCAAGCACGTTCTTTTTGAATTCAGGAAGCTCGTCAAGAAAAAGAAGTCCGTTGTGGGCAAAGGAAACCTCACCCGGTCTCGGCACCTGCCCACCGCCGATGAGGCCCGCATCGGAAATGGTATGGTGGGGCGCCCTGAAAGGCCGCAGCGCAATAAGGGAACTTTCCTCATTGAGATTTCCTGCAATACTGTGAATCTTGGTTGTCTCAATGGCTTCATCAAAGGTAAGCTGAGGCAAAATTGTCGGTATCCGCTTGGCAAGCATCGTCTTTCCCGAACCCGGAGGACCGACCATGAGAATATTATGTCCGCCCCCCGCCCCCACTTCGAGGGCCCGTTTGGCATGCTCCTGTCCCCTTACATCGGAAAAATTGAAGGGACTTTCCGAGTTTTTAAGAAAGAGTTCTCCAATGTCGATACGGCTCGCTTCTATCTCCATCTCACCGTTTAAAAAGCGGACGACATCGGAAAGAGTCCCGGCTCCAAGTATTTCTATACCGGTAACGACGGCCGCCTCACGTGAATTTTCGAGAGGAAGAACAACGCCCCTGAAACCCCTTTTTTTGGCTTCTATGGCAATAGGGAGCGCTCCCTTGACAGGTTTCACCTTGCCATCGAGGGAGAGTTCGCCAATAAGCAGGTAGTCATTAAGCCTTGCTGGTAAAATGACAGAGGTAGCGGCCAGTATGGCAATGGAAATGGGAAGGTCAAAGGCGGCCCCCTCCTTTTTAATATCGGCAGGCGCCAGGTTGACGGTAATCTTCCGTGGCGGGAAATCATAGCCTGAATTTTTTATGGCAGCCCTTACCCTGTCGCGGCTCTCCTTAACGGCCCCGTCAGGCAGACCAACAGTAGCAAAAGCAGGCAGCCCCAGGGCAATATCGGCCTCCACCTCGACAATGTAAGCGTCAACTCCGAGAACTGCGCTGCTTAAAACCTTTGAAATCATTATTTATTATTCTCCCTGAAATTTTGTCTGTAGCTATCTAGCATAGAATTCACGGGAATGCAAAAAGAAAATAATTGTGAAAATTTATGGGGTCAATATATTTACCCATTAAAAGTATGTTTATTTGAATTTTGCCCAAAAAAGCAAAAAAAGCCGAGTATTTTATTTTTCAATGCCTTATGATTTTAACTAAGTCAGAAAAAAGTAGCACCTTAGGTTGGGGTATTGGTCTTTGATTAATCTGAAATATTAAAAGGAAAAAATCCAGAAATACATAGTATAAGGTAAAAGTTCATAACGAAAAGGCAAACTCCGGGCGACCGGAGGACGCAAAGTTACCTGTCCCGAAAATAAATCGGGAGAGAGGGACCGCCGAAAGATGAAAAACAATCTATCAAAATTTCTTTTTCTTCCTTTTTTACCATCTGCACTTTCTTATCCACTTGCAAGGCATTTCACTGCCGGAGCTTTCTACATACCTGAAAGCCATGTCAACAACATATACCACTCAATAGAATTCACATTCCTCATCATCAATGCGCCCCTATTCGTTGTAAAAAACCGGATAGGGGCTTTTTTTCTAAATGTTTTTTTAATCGACGATATAAGGCCTAAAATAATTTTGGGGAGGGATTGAATATGAAAAAGTATAGGTGGGTTTTTCAGATAATCTTTATTTTTACTATAACTTCTTGTGGGGGAGGATCCTGTGAATTTATACCATCTGAACCCACTGATAATGACGGAGATGGATACTACGCTGATCAAGCACCTATAGACTGTGATGACTCTAATCCTTTAATTTACCCTGGAGCAACAGAATTGTGTGATGGTGAGAATAATAACTGTGATGCACGTGATATAGTAGATGAGAACTGCATAGATTGTTCCCTTTACATGATTATCGGTTCTACGGTTAATATTTCAAATGGCGGTCTCTCTCATGATCAATCTCTTTTTGAGGGGCTTACTCTCTACTACAATAGCCTGAATTCATATAATGAATCCCTTGGAAGCAAGTGGAATCATAGTTATGATATACGGGTTTTTGAGTCAGAAGCCGGCTATGTTTTATTAAGAGATGCCAGGGGTAAAATGAAACTTTATAATTTGTCAGAAGATAATGATTCTGGTCAGCTTGAGAACTATACGAGTGGTGATACTGAACAGCTTGCCAATTACTCAAGTGACTTTTCTATCTACTCAAGTGACTTTGCCAATTTTTCAAGTGACTTTTCTAACTACTCAGGGGATTTTACCAATTACTCAGGCGACTTTTCTAACTACTCAGGGGACTTTGCCAATTACTCAAGTGATTTTTCTAATTACTCAGGTTTATTTGGGAATAATACAAGCAATAATTCAAATGAACCGGAGAATTACGATATAGTTTATGTGAGCCCACCAGGGGATTATTCAATTCTCACAAAAACTGATGGTCTGTTTACACTTAGAGGTAAAGATGGCAGGGTTACTAAGTTCAACGGAGATGGCAAAATATTATCTGTGACGGACAGGAATGGCAATAGCTTAACTTTTACCTACATTGATGGCCATCTAAGTTCTGTTACAGATTCCGAAAATCGGATAACAACATTTACTATTAGTGATAGCGGTCTAATAAATATGATTGAGTCGCCTTCCGGCAATAAATACAGCTTTTATTACAACGGAAGCGGTAATTTAATTGAAGTAGTTTATCCGCAATCAGATGGGTCTATAGCAAGTTGGAAGTACACCTATTATGATGAGTCATATCTTCACTCGAAGACTGATTTTAATAATTATGTTGTAACTTATTATTATGATGATAAGGGAAGAGTAACATCTTCTGAATCAAATGATGGGAGCACACGTCACATAGAATACAACCAAGAGAATAAAGAAACTAAAATAACTGCTGAGGATGGAGGACTTTGGAACTTTACTTATGATGAT
The nucleotide sequence above comes from Deltaproteobacteria bacterium. Encoded proteins:
- a CDS encoding FMN-binding protein yields the protein MREKILIVVVLFAVSAVSALMLAAVNAASRDIIIKNRERNFKMALLSVLELEKTERELEEIYRERIKEQKLSAGKVYFFMGGKDNNVIKGAAFKLTGSGFWGPISVMVGVSIPGLKITGIEILEQGETPGLGARIEERHFREQFLSKSLNEVILIKVRGEKPGPNDVSAITGATITSKSLEKIINEASRPYIDSLREINHG
- a CDS encoding NADH:ubiquinone reductase (Na(+)-transporting) subunit E (Part of the NQR complex which consists of NqrA, NqrB, NqrC, NqrD, NqrE and NqrF; NQR complex catalyzes the reduction of ubiquinone-1 to ubiquinol by two successive reactions, coupled with the transport of Na(+) ions from the cytoplasm to the periplasm; NqrE is probably involved in the second step, the conversion of ubisemiquinone to ubiquinol.) codes for the protein MDITAIFIASIFTHNIALAYFLGMCPFIALSGDLRTASGMSMAVTFVMTIAAAATWPIYHKLLVPFEVEYLQYVLFILVIAALVQIVEMVIERSSPVLYNSMGVFLPLITVNCAILGVTLFMIVRDYSYMESLVYSFGSGIGWGLAILAMAAIRERLRFANVPEGLKGPGITMIIAGLMAMGFMGFAGMLNVQ
- a CDS encoding methyltransferase domain-containing protein, with product MDIHSIEKAYQRYANIYDVTFGKIFHRGRVASVDLLNIQPGEKVLEVGVGTGLTLPFFPDNCHVTGIDLSEHMLDKARENIELHGKQNVEIKQMDATHMDFPDNHFDSVVAAYVISVVPDPVKVLNEMMRVCKKGGKIVFINHFKCDNPVIAGLEQLISPLSRYLGFKTDLELEPLLEEIPKLQVEKIEGVNLFNYWKVVEGINNK
- a CDS encoding FAD-binding oxidoreductase; this translates as MEYVTPVIIMGGVSLFLSFVIIVAGRYLAEYGLCTITVNDEKTLQLTGGESLLSSLFTQKIFIPSACGGKGSCGYCKVKVVGGGGGLLPTELPYLSPQERENHVRLSCQVKVKNDLNILIPEEYLSIREYKAKVKKSRDLTYDIKEIRFQLLLVDQPEFKFKPGQYIQFHVPNSKGEIIYRAYSISSLPSTPGEIELIVRLVPGGIGSTYIHNLKKGDECLISGPYGEFFLDERSDADVICVGGGAGMAPLKSIIYSLFHRKTKRKVYLYFGVRATKDLFYAEEFEALSREHPNFHYVFALSSPEETDEWEGETGFIHLVLDKHVEEGVQKEAYLCGPPVMIDAVIKVLKEKGIDDDRIHYDKF
- a CDS encoding 4Fe-4S dicluster domain-containing protein; the protein is MFFQSRRLLRSGYHFGKLHGGDYSGPIERAELPDKVIIPLKQGFSAETLSLVKKGDHVRAGQIIGRDDHSWSSPVHSSINGVVEYFESFMEGHEPHYGVVIRRDHKDERGYVPVPGGGSADKTADEISEILYLAGVTALGSTGIPSFHHTSDLKPDGVKGLVINGLSGEPFSLPQEQLLKERLKDFVTGLKILKKLFQLEGNIHITLGKASALAEEIKKFKISGIVVHTFQNKYPFHMDAIISELTTGNKVPAGGTPSEIGLVVLTIQDVLHVYEALVIGKPLIERTIAIGGPGAEKSRLMKVAVGSPVEWLLLGNIKVGVEERILVGGAMRGAPLESARHPVERTFSALTLLEENREQEFLYFLRPGFDLLSYSREYISSFLRFFTRRAETNMQGEGRACIYCSYCEDVCPRQLVPHLYSRYIRHDMAEEAIKYGLELCIDCGLCTFVCPSKILLGKDIIEGKKSLEERGRWSHPKGLGKLESLETESAP
- a CDS encoding inositol monophosphatase — protein: MINCFSHMIKGEEEKYLEAAKEAVFKAGEEILLVLGDEGRQIDYKGELDLVTEMDRYSETLIRELLTRRFPHIAVLAEEGGVFGDDSGARWIIDPIDGTTSYAHGLPHFALSIGLEVEGVVRAGVVYNPPLKECFTAIKGRGAYLNGREIGVSKTSELKRSLLATGFPYDRKSNDNNNLDKFGAFLMKIQGIRRMGSAALDLCYTAAGRFDGYWEMRLKPWDTAAGFLILMEAGGVITDFSGNEYSIYSDELLASNGRIHNQMLSVLKELE
- a CDS encoding RnfABCDGE type electron transport complex subunit D codes for the protein MTGLIKKMLETASGRLEKSRLKPLKPLLNAVDGFFFRGDDVTVGAPHIRDGNNLKRMFIFVVFAALPSAVAGIYYFGWRAVLIIAISYMVGLTVEITFAVIRKEEISEGAFVTCILYPLILPPDLPLWMVALGIFMGVFFGKEVFGGTGYNVFNPALVSRVFLYICFPVAMTANWTSPMSGWGGLMTYQGDAISGATPLALYKMKGELTPLWDLFWGNVSGSLGETSAFLVLIGGMFLLITRVADWRIPLSFLGSALIFSLIFHAVNPTLFAPAGFQLLSGGMLFGAFFMATDPVTSPFTKEGRWFFGAACGLITILIRGYSGYAEGVMFAILFMNIFSSLIDRIVLGYRYREVRV
- the rsxE gene encoding electron transport complex subunit RsxE, producing the protein MAESAANMKNILTRGIIRDNPTFRMVLGICSTLAVTNRVSNSIAMSLGTAFVLLSSSLSVSLLRNYIPRKVRMAVYTVIIATFVVVVDIYLKAFYPLISKQIGPYVGLIITNCIIMGRAEAFASVNRPFPSVLDALGVGIGYSFSLLLLSSIREPLGFGTYLGYAVFGDWWEPWVLMVMPPGAFLVLGLYIWILRTVSR
- a CDS encoding YifB family Mg chelatase-like AAA ATPase, with amino-acid sequence MISKVLSSAVLGVDAYIVEVEADIALGLPAFATVGLPDGAVKESRDRVRAAIKNSGYDFPPRKITVNLAPADIKKEGAAFDLPISIAILAATSVILPARLNDYLLIGELSLDGKVKPVKGALPIAIEAKKRGFRGVVLPLENSREAAVVTGIEILGAGTLSDVVRFLNGEMEIEASRIDIGELFLKNSESPFNFSDVRGQEHAKRALEVGAGGGHNILMVGPPGSGKTMLAKRIPTILPQLTFDEAIETTKIHSIAGNLNEESSLIALRPFRAPHHTISDAGLIGGGQVPRPGEVSFAHNGLLFLDELPEFKKNVLEVMRQPLEDGLVTISRAATTITYPSSFMLVAAMNPCFCGYSTDPFHDCTCTPLHAQRYKSRVSGPLLDRMDIQIEVPAVKYKELSDERDGEPSEKIRERVKRAREIQEARYREKKGVHCNAQMSSRDVRTYCKPTEEGHKLLETAIDKLGFSARAYTRVLKVARTIADLEGAEQVQSGHISEAIQYRSLDRNS